From Daphnia magna isolate NIES linkage group LG2, ASM2063170v1.1, whole genome shotgun sequence:
aaaaggggaaaacattCAAAACGTACCTGGATATTTTCTAAAGGTATAATTCCTCTCGGTTCTTTGTCGGTAGTGTATTCAAAATAGTATAAACAGTTGTCGTTCAAAATGAACCAGCGTCTCTTCCACGACTTGTACCGACCACCTTGTAAACGAAATAACGAGGTCAGAAACGAAGatttgtatatttttgttttttcgttccTAGCGCGAAAGAAATGTGTGCTTACCTTGTTTCCATAGCCATCCTTCACGGTCTGGGTTGAAGAATGTGTGCATCAGGTCGTTGCCGTCGTCCTCGGGTATTTTGAAAGGTTCAGCCTTGATACTATCGTAGATACtcttaaaatttttagaaagGGAGAGTCAGACTCTGTTCGTCTCGAGATTGAAAAGAAACGGCGTTAGCGAAACACACTTACTTCTTGTATATCTCTCGGTATATCTTTGCCGTCGTTGATTCCGCGATTCATGGCAATGAATTTATCCAGTGTGGGTTTCTCTTTGACGCTCGGATTGTGCAAACTCGTATTGAGTATGATAACGGAAAACGACAAGACGTAGCAGGTATCTGTGATGCGAGAGATATTGAATCAGAAATTACGACACTAATCTCTATCGAAGCGATGAAGAAAGCAACAAATTAGAAACGTACCTGGATTGGAGAAAATGTTTGGATTAAGCTGACAGTAACGCTGAGCGAAGGTTTCCATCATTCTGTCAATCTTCTGCGCTTCTCCTGGCAGCCTAAAACTCCACAAAAATTGCCTATTGGGAGAGCGGGCCCCCAAAAAGAAGGAAGATTATTGTACTTTTCTcctcgaataaaaaaaagcaaatggCTTACCTTAATGCTTGTACGATGATGAGATCTGTAAAGTCATGCAGATCGACAAAAGCTTTCAAGACTTGCTCGTGGAAGGGACTTTTTTCGCCAAGGTAATCACCGATGGCCGTTTTACTTAGTCCCTCCCCCCTTTGggaaccagaaaaaaaaaaggagagcaCCGTTATTAGCGACAACtaacaacaaagaaacagTGTACAAAACGAGCTTATTATCAAGCCGAATTTTCTCCTCAGGATGTCGACCTTTGCCCTTCcccaacacacaaaaaataagacTTTAAAACGTCTTGTaaagatggaaaaaaagaaaacacatttCGACTACACACGTGTGAATCACTacagtaaaaagcaaaaagcaaaaaaaaaggtgattTACCTGTAGAGGAAAGCGGCAATGTCTTGAGGCGTGTTCTGCAAAAGTCCTTGTTGCAGCAGGAATTCAATGCCCTTTTTCGGATCCATATTGAACTTCTTCCTTCCGAGCGAAAGCTGTTTAGCTCGGGCTGCATTTTTACtgcaatcaaacaaaacacatcGAAACGATGATGTAAcgtttatcatttttttttattcaccgACATACAAGTGGGAAGTTTAAAGACccacaaaaaaattgctgattcAAAGTTCAAACAGTCACTGTGTGCAAGTGGGCGTTATGCTGCAAGTCCCCAGATAAGataaaatatgattttttttttccaacgtAGCACACAGGAAAAAGGATTTAGTGGCTCACAAGATTGGAATGCCCccctttttctccttctccaCGATCTATTTCtcatttaaatttcaaattgtttttgcCTCATCTTCGTTCTTACCTGTCTTCTCCCGTATTGTCCAAACTCTCCATTTCTGCCGTAACTTCAGCGATTTCATCTTTGAGTTgctgtaaaaatttaaaaaaaaaaagataatcaaGAAATGAATCATGTGTACGGTGTAGATAAATTTCATAACGAGTCTCGGCCGCCGTTGGCCATTGTTTAGAAATAGACTAGCAGAGAGATAGTTAAAAAatactaataataataaataaaaagcccaaaaaaataaaataaaaaagaagtagATGAACAGCCTAGCGCACACGTTGAACGATCGCTACATGGCTTAATGACAGGCTCATCAGGGCGGAACAGCTAGGCGTAGGCACGAAACGAACCGTGCCAACATcccaacaaaacaacaacaacaaactccCCTCTACATAGAAGCTGGCGCTTTTCCGACAGAGATAGAGAGATGACCCCAGTGAAAATAAACTCACTCCATTCCTTCGTCCGTTGATATCGCTATCCGAATGCGTATACCAGACGGTGGATCGTTTTTTACGACGATCCAGCGATGAGGTACTACTAGAATTGGTGTAAGCTCGTGATCGGCTCGTCACTGGCAACGGAGGCAGCAATCGACTTGCCACTCGGTTCGGTTGCGACGTCTGCAACCGCTTCCGGGGCAACGTGCAAAACTGTGAGACATTCTTGTTGTCGTCATCCAGTTGTTCTGCCACAACCGGAAGCGGAACTTGGACAACTACGATCGAACGATGAAGACTAGAATCCGGCGACTCTTCATCATTGGAAATGTCAACGGACGAATCGCTTTTCTTGGATCTTTGCAAGATCGTGCCAAGACGCCACCTCGTTTTCGGCGTCGTCGTGGACGATTGTGGTGATTTAGAAGAGTCTTCCAATCGCTCATTCAACATAACGGACGAGGTGGAATGAAGATTGACGTTCAACGTATGTAGGCTGGACAGTGATTTAGCACCGGTCATGGTCTTCGTACTATTGATAGTAGCACCATTTTTTGTTGGACTCAACTTGTCCGGAGTCGAGCAGAGACTTTTGTTTCGATTCCGTCGTAATGAACCAAACCAACCCATTTTGGCGGCCGCCTCCACTGGTGATGTCATCGTCATGGCGAAGCTAATcgacatacacacacacaaccaaCACGACAGCAAAACAGAAACGGAGGCGATAACCAACAAAACACACGCACTTCAACTGACTCAaaaggcacacacacacacacacacttcttttttgttgtcccCACCGTGTaacggttttttgtttgtgtgttgtTGAAATACGCAAAGGAGCGAGGAGAGAGAGCGCGAGAGCGCACACACCTCACACCCTTAGCTCTGCTGACTGACTGACTCCCAACCAAACATCTATAGCCCAGTCAGCTGATACCAGTGTAGaggttagaaaaataaaactagcTACTCTCCCCTAAAGGGACAAGGGGAAAAAgccaacaaataaaaaaaaagggcggagacctttttttttttcacttggCGCAGGGCCGTGTGGGCGTTGCACTGGGCATCGTGTCGCTATCTTCATGACGTCACGGTCCTGTGCTTCGCTGTGGTCATGAAAGGGAGATGAAAATTGTGAACTGTGGCAAAGCGAgccaaacattaaaaaaacaggaatgatgatgataatatagaaagaaaaagagaataacaaaaaaacgtgACTGGGCATCCGCAAATGCgacgtttttaaaaattatttttatagaCGGCTCGTGAATCACGCTGCTCTCTTTTCAAGAGGCTCTCTAATGTCGTCTCGGCACACACAAATGTCtccttaaattttttttttccatcagtTCCCTCCTCCCGCCTATccttaaacaaaaacaaacaaaaatcttaACCTGAGCCGCAAGTTTTTGATTCGCTCGTTATTCAAGTCGGCCATAGATCGGCATGTGGGGGGGCCACATtacgaagaaaagaaaaaaaaaaaaaaaggcatttaTATGCACAAACAATAACAACGACGACGGAAGACGACGTTCTCTATGTGGTTCCTGTTTTGTGCATGTGTGCAAGACAAAAGAAGCAGCGCACAGGAGAGCAGTTGCGTGCGGACCGGTTTTCCCAGGGACCTGACTTCCCAACCGCCCAAGGGTCGGTCGCAGGGGTATAGCCGAGGACCAAGTTCGGGTTGCTTGATATTATTCTGCTCACGCAGTGATGCAATcctttccattttcttcttcttcttcttcttttctccttctttttaaATCTGCTCGGAGCAACGTTCAAAGAAGAGGCAAAACATAGGGGAGGAGGGCAAAGCTGTTGCTGCTATGcaaggagagagaaaatatGAGAGCTTTCTGATCCAAGACGCGTGATAATACAAAAACTGCCGACCCCAATGGGCAAaaagttgtttgtttgttccaGTCGCTGAATATGTAGTTTGTCGTCGCCGTCCCAATTAATGAAATGAGTCCAAATGTGACTACATTTTCATGGATTCCGACTCTCTCTCCTGTCATTGTAcgaccttttttctttttttcttcgtccGTCTTAATCAAGGCTAATTCGgatgccaaaaaaaaaaccgacattttttctttctcttcgaTCTTTTTGCTAGtcgattttttcccccttccaGAATGAcatttagaaaagaaagaaaaaacgaattGAGAAAATGAGGAGGAAGCCAACAGTTAGGCGAGAGAAAATAGATGTGGCGTCGTCTGCGGTTTGACAGAATTAGAAACCGGGTGGAGAGGCGCAAATAGTGTGACTCTCCGGTTCGTCCGTTCGCTTCGCTTCATTTGTCAAGAATGCACTGGAGGGACAAGAATAACACTTCACTTTGAATAACGATCAAACGCAAAGCGGAATTTacaatcaaaaatcaaaaagaaacaGTCAGTCGGGATGGGAAACGAATGGATAGTTAGAACCAGGGTATTCATTCTCTCCTTCTCAAAGACGCTGTcaaagcacacacacacacgcacaaaattGAAAGGGAAGGATTGGTATGTAAGGCCTTGTTCGCATCTCGCAAGAAGATGGGGAATAATAAATTTCACTATTGCGAGATGGCCAGGTGAGAAGGCGGAGGAAAATCCTCTGTATGACGAAAGAGACCGCACCGTTGTGGTAGCTCTGGGGGTAGATATGGTAAACACGCTGATGAATTCCATAAGCagaatccccccccccttttattttgcAAAAGAATATTAAACGACGAGAAATCGTCAAACAATCGCAGACGATGAggtcagatttttttttctttttcgctggAAAGTTATGACGATTAAAGTGGAAACAAATTTATTCCCTTCGGTTTCTGGTCTACGTGTAGGTCAAGGGCCCACTagaaagacacacacaaaaatgtgcAGAAGACAGCATTTCTTCAAGTACGGCTACCATATTACTCAGCTATATCCCACTTGGgatcgatttttaaaaaagagataGCCCACTTGACTTTTTAGAGTCCTCTTCTTTTTGCCCCCATGCAAGACTATTGTTCTTTAATTGTTTTCTGTTCCAAGAACAcaaagggggaaaaagggggggcgAAACCACAGCAACAAGGTAGGTGGTTTTCGTAAAAGCAAATAAAGGGTCCATTTCTAACCGACGTCTtcccaacaaaacaaaacaaaaaaaaccatctCAAACTCATctaactgtaaaaacaaaaaaaaaatgtgggcACGTTtcaagatagaaaaaaaaaaagaaacaacaactggAGGATCAGCATGCGAGAATAGATATAATCTGGGataattattttcattcaattttattaGTGCATCGTTCGCCATCCGTTCTTTTTCGGGGTTAGCATTGGGTGGTTTGTTTGGTTGTTGTTCGTTTACTGCGGCGCGGATGAGGTCGCCCTGACGATAAGATTAGAACCGACATTCGGGTTGTTTGTGTGTCTATGTTTTGTGACTGCCTAGCGACTTGGGCTTCGTGTTTGCACGTTTTAAGCAACTTATAATAATATATGGggccttttcttccttctttttgtttgagaTGGAAGAGACTTAGAAAGCGGATATGACCATTTGGACGTTgacaaaaacacacacaaccATAGTCACAAATagaaagacacacacacacacacatacgcaCAGTGTGTGGGATGAGAGGAGGGCGAGCATCAAAAATCCATTAAGAGCTCTTCCGACTTTGGGTTCGTTCgttattttgtttcgttcagtTCAGTCTGCATCCCAAAAAagcttttccttcttcttcttcttttttttacttaaaatatttttctctGTCTCTTTTTAACGTTTCCTActtcttttaatttcaagACTTGCTCCTCTGACTTGGAAAAATTCTTAGGACGCACAGCCCACAGCTGCGCGTGCttgtatacattttttttgttttctgttcgCCATTCACACTTCCTTGCATCACGCtttgattttattatttatagttTTCTCCCTTTTATGACAGCTAGTCGGCGACCAAGAGGAAACAAACGTCTCTGATTTCATGGACCCACGGTTCAGCatcagaagaaaataaaaggcgaaaacaaaaaaaaaaaaaaaagttgtgcAGCAAACGCCACCTAGTGGACGATTTGTGAAACCGTTACTGGTAGTCACACTTGCTGCCATCTTGTGGCCAAAAAGCAAACGAGATAAGACAAATCTGGTACAACAAATCTGATGAGGAAAGAATCTGAAAATTCAAgatatagaaaaagaagaagaggggaaaaaaaattccttttctGAATTGTGGTGGGTCACATTCTTGCATAATGGACAACCGAGGGGGGGGAAAAGATAAAAGGAATAGGGAAAAAAGCGGAGTGGGGGTTGTTCTtcccttttctcttctcttttacTACCAACTACTACTATTATTATGGAAATAAACCATTATGCGACTATGAAAAGCCGACGAAAAAGATCTTAGTTAAACGATCATTAATACACTCGATTCCCACGCCGCCGCGCATAATAGGAGCCTCGAAATACTAAACACTTCACACCCAACcaataagaaagaaaagaaaagaagaaaaaaatccggGCAAACATAATTCATAAAGTAAAGCATGGCATTTttctactttattttattcaaatctACTTTGTACTAAAAGCTATGTGtttccgcctttttttttcttttctttctaaattCTAAATAGCGAcgacacaacaaaaaatgctGTAGAATGCAGAAGGATTAAATACCTGTATTTCGTTTAGTAACTCCGTTTTACGGCGTCGTATCTCGACAAGCAGCTGTTGTTCTGCTGGCGTCAgatctaaaaagaaaaaaaaagaaaaaacggacagaaaaaataaaaaaaaaatgaatattaattcaaaattcaacgaacGAATACGATATCACAAAATTACAACGGACCCCCCAAACCGAGCAGAAGCGCAAGAACTAAGTATAATGATGAATTGACGTGTCGCTCGGCCGTTGACAAAAGGGGAACAACGAGCGTCGTGTTTATAATGATGAACAACAACCCCTCCCTTTCTCTCTTTACTTCTGGCAAATCGTAATTATCGTCTGTGTTGTTTACGTTCTCttatcacacacacacacacacacacacacaaagtaaGCAGCTGATGAGTTCGAAGCGAGCGTATCATTATGGCGATCATTATGTTTGTGTTCGGTATATTCTCATAACGACAGAGCGTGATCGTGAGAACCCCAATAGTATACATACACTACAGTGCTACTACCCCACCAAGGAGGCTATTATTCATTGACTATTTATTAATCTACTAGTTAGAGAGTTCCTCTCTTTCGCTCTGGGCCAAAACGGAAGCAGGTGGTCGCGGTCGGAAAGAATAatcataaaatgaaaagacatGAAAATAGCTCTTTCTCTCAGTCTCTGGGTTTCCATATGGACTCGAAACATACCAACCTGACCTGGCCTCTCTGCTCGCCAGAGGAGAAAATAAACGTGTCAACCCAAAAGGCCAGACGTTCACCGATGGaacatttttcgtttgtttttttgttctttttttttttttttgaggggtaaAAACAACACCaaaataggaagaaaaaaaaaaacaggttttaGCTGAAAGGGCCAGTTGGATACAAGTCTAGTAATTTGACTAGATACGGAAGCGATGCTTTCTCCCCCACTTCTCTTTCCGGAATGAAACATCATCAGCTGTTACTGCTGCGGGGTGCGTTAAGTTTCTTTTTCGACTTTGTGTGTATGCACATCTTGACAAAACATTTCGAAGCCTTGGaagaagcaaaagagaaaaaggaaaatataaaaaataaaaaataaaataaaataaaaaataagcgAGACGAGTGTGAAACAAAAGCCGATGTTGCGGGTGTCAATTCGGTGGAGGAACGCCAAAAGCAGCGTGGGACTGGAAGTggaaagaaggggggggggatccTTCCATGGCGCCATCCAGTCACAAAAGTCACACAGGACGCAGACGGAATccatgaaatgaaaaaaatcttGACCGGATTCTTGCTCTTGTGAAATGTGAGAATCAAAAGCAGTGTTTCGGAAAATTGTGTTGTTCTAAAGATAAATGTTGATTCGTTTAGtttgaaactaaaaaaataattttggaTGGTATTCTAGTCTCGAGCATCATTGTCACTAATTTCAATTCGAAAACTTGGGGAATTGATTTTAATTGGAAGTGGCATTCCAGCAAGGGCAATTGACATTCAGCCCACCAACTAAGAGCTACAAGTTTCCTTCGATTGTCACTCGTCCGGTTGGACAACATTTCATCGGGTGGAGTCGTTAAACGAACTTTAAAAGGAGCTGTGCCTGTTGATGGGGACATCTAAAACTGACAGAAGCTTCAACCGAAAAAGGGAACGACGAACATAACAATCAACAGACAAGATAACAAAGACTCAAACgaaacaagataaaaaaagaaactaaaaaaagaaacacaggGCGTTCCCTTTATCTTGCGCCTTCCcggataaaataaaatgatttcCGCTTCGTTTAATTCGTCATAAacgaatgggaaaaaaaaaaataataataaaaataaaataaaatagtaaaCACCCGGAATTCACACCTCGACGGTCTCACGTCTAAATCTACACGAGACGATGATTAGAGGACGATTTTCAACCGAGTAGCGACGGCAAACGGGACCTGCCATCATCATCCGCAAGACAAAAGGTCTGATGGAGGGCTGACACACGGCGCACGTTCACGCTTGAGCAAGCCACCAAGGTCACTCGTCCCGCAGGCGGTCCTCCTCATCGCAACACTCAATCACTCGATAATGCGCATCTCGTACAGATAAAGCaagggaaataaaataaaataattttttaaaaaaactgaacGTGTTATAACTGAAGGGAAACGGAATAGAAACATCaaaagggaggaggaggaaggcAAAGAGGCAGGTTCGGATTAGAACGTGCAAAATAGCACCCATACATAGTCGTCTGCATAATTATAATAATAGAAAGTTGtacgaagaaaaagagagaagagaaaaaaaaacagagaggTATAAAGAACATGTTTTGTGCCCTGTAAATAACGAGTATAAAATCGAACGTAACCATCTATCTGGCTCTCAACGCATGAGCTAAAAGGCGTTATCCAAAAGATGTGCTGTAAGGTTCAAGGACTCATCCGTCTCACCTTTCTATCGCCCTTCGTCGCTCACGTTTCATAATATCATCGTCGTGGCATCTTTTCTTACGTTCCACTACTTCTTTCTTTTACGCTCTTTTGACTCCCTCCACCTCCCCCCCCAGAAGAAAATGATTCGAAGATCAcggtgaaaaacaaaacaaaaaagaaaaatgcgcaCGACCGCGGcctcaaaacgaaaaaagtttttttttctttttaaggcaaaaagaaaaggaaataaataaagggaaaCGAGACACAAAACTGGCAGCGCGAAACGCCTCGGTATTGTATATCTATTGGGGTCGATGCTAATCTCTATCGTTGAAATTatctctctcccccccctcccttcgATACACACAATCTTATTTTCCCGTTGCAGTTATTTTAGTAAGTACCAAACGCTGTGTTGCGTACACACCaaagtacacacacacacacagagtgaATCGAAAATATTTACGGTTACAGTAGTAGTACAGTTTAGATTGTCACCATTCCGTCACGACCGTTGCTTTAGCAGATGATCACTCAACCGGCATTCCAACGAAAAATGCCAAGAGTGTCATAATCCCCTTCTCGGTCTTCTACAAACACCACAACTACTAGTCTATATAACTACATTCCCATTGAAAAATCTACGTATaatctcctcttttttttttaaaacattttctctCTATCTCTTGTAGACGGAAAGCAACCCTCTTTATAGACCGCAAGGATTCAATGAACCGCGTCAAACTCCAACCCCCTCTCGCTCACACAAACTTTCCGATTTTCGATCCAATATTTTCGACCCGAAAATCCTACGAACCCTATTGTGGTGTCGTTTTCCATAAATAATTACGATACTCGGGTAGAATGAGAACTCtcgaaaaatataaaataaaaaaccgaGTGGGTTACACACACAAATAGTTGGGAGAgcggagaaaagaaagaaatatgtcaatagaaaaaagaacttGTCCAGGTGGAGACAAGGACGAGCCGTCCGTTTGCAGATGGTCAAGAGACGGGCCATTCATCACATCGTTGAAGGGCTTTCGAAAgtaaaacgaagaaagtcTTGTACACACGCAGACGAGTAAAACCTgtccatttaattttttttttctttctttttacacGGTTCCAAAATAGACGAGAGagaaaagacaagaaaagGTAAATTCGAGGGGGGTTCTACAGTGGTAAGCTGAGTGTCCATGTCCTGGGCGCTGTCGGTGGACTTGGGTTTGCAGCAAACAACAAGGACCACACCTGGCTTAACGTCAACCCAATTTGTAACGGCCTCCATTCAAAGatgagcaaagaaaaaggaaaaaaaataataaactgGAACAtattcaagtatatttttaTTCCCCCCCTCTATTCAAAATGATGAACAACGCGGTTAGTGCACAACTACACTGCCAACAATGTCCCGAGAGAAGCCATGGTGGACAACCGCAcctaacacacacacacgctctCAGccgtgtttgtgtgtgtgtgtggctgtTTGTAAATTTGTCCGTTCCATCCCTGGGAAAAACGAGGCCGACCGAAATGCTCatcatttgcttttttttttttcgaaaagaaagaaaagaatgaataaaAGAATGACGGGAAAAATAGGAGGAGAGGGGCACCGGAAcaagtacttttttttttctccttaaacGGTGTCTGTATTTTTGGATGAGCTCATCCAATGCCTTTTTACTCAATGCCGTGAGATAGCGAGAGACCTGCTGCTGCCGTTTGGCGGCATTTTGGGGACCTTTTAATGACAAGCGCTACCGTTTGATGATTGTCCATTGATGGCCCATCAGCCGTAATGTCTTCTATATATCTCCTTTTTTCCCATCCCTCTCTCTCTACCTCTCTCGATTTCTATACACaataaccttttttttttaaaatacatatTATATATATTCATGGGGGTGGTGGATATCAAAGAGATTGACCATTGCACCGTGTTTTTCCACCATAAATGGTGTAACCGGTCCTTTAAAAAGATATCGCCCCCATGTTACTGCGTACAACCTAAAgcatctttatttttttaagatttacGGATCGGCATTCCACagcaacaaaaagaaaaagaagatgaagtgGATGATGATGATCCACCAGCTAGCTACCGAGTTcttatgaaaataaaaaaataaaccaacaCAAAAACAAGCATCTCAAAAAGAGACTGGACTACATTATCCCcctccttttctctttctggcTGCGAGACGATGATGCCAGGTAGCATCTTCAACACAACACTCACACTTGTTGATGAGATTTTCCAACTGGGTCCCGGTAGCCGCCTGTAATCCGTTGACGACGGCCATGGTCTGAATTCCAATaagatgtttttgtttgttgttttgcggGTCCTTCTTCCCGATGAAAGAGAATCGGAAGGGGGGAA
This genomic window contains:
- the LOC116917275 gene encoding cytohesin-1 isoform X2 — translated: MAVVNGLQAATGTQLENLINKYLTPAEQQLLVEIRRRKTELLNEIQQLKDEIAEVTAEMESLDNTGEDSKNAARAKQLSLGRKKFNMDPKKGIEFLLQQGLLQNTPQDIAAFLYRGEGLSKTAIGDYLGEKSPFHEQVLKAFVDLHDFTDLIIVQALRQFLWSFRLPGEAQKIDRMMETFAQRYCQLNPNIFSNPDTCYVLSFSVIILNTSLHNPSVKEKPTLDKFIAMNRGINDGKDIPRDIQESIYDSIKAEPFKIPEDDGNDLMHTFFNPDREGWLWKQGGRYKSWKRRWFILNDNCLYYFEYTTDKEPRGIIPLENIQVREVPDRNKPNCFELYATGGNDFIKACKTDSEGKVVEGKHTVYRMSAAEQAEKDEWIACIRQSISHNPFYDMLAARKKKAQKSGHRTKP
- the LOC116917275 gene encoding cytohesin-1 isoform X3; protein product: MQTQTVSSAEIFKIADLTPAEQQLLVEIRRRKTELLNEIQQLKDEIAEVTAEMESLDNTGEDSKNAARAKQLSLGRKKFNMDPKKGIEFLLQQGLLQNTPQDIAAFLYRGEGLSKTAIGDYLGEKSPFHEQVLKAFVDLHDFTDLIIVQALRQFLWSFRLPGEAQKIDRMMETFAQRYCQLNPNIFSNPDTCYVLSFSVIILNTSLHNPSVKEKPTLDKFIAMNRGINDGKDIPRDIQESIYDSIKAEPFKIPEDDGNDLMHTFFNPDREGWLWKQGGRYKSWKRRWFILNDNCLYYFEYTTDKEPRGIIPLENIQVREVPDRNKPNCFELYATGGNDFIKACKTDSEGKVVEGKHTVYRMSAAEQAEKDEWIACIRQSISHNPFYDMLAARKKKAQKSGHRTKP
- the LOC116917275 gene encoding cytohesin-1 isoform X4, whose protein sequence is MESLDNTGEDSKNAARAKQLSLGRKKFNMDPKKGIEFLLQQGLLQNTPQDIAAFLYRGEGLSKTAIGDYLGEKSPFHEQVLKAFVDLHDFTDLIIVQALRQFLWSFRLPGEAQKIDRMMETFAQRYCQLNPNIFSNPDTCYVLSFSVIILNTSLHNPSVKEKPTLDKFIAMNRGINDGKDIPRDIQESIYDSIKAEPFKIPEDDGNDLMHTFFNPDREGWLWKQGGRYKSWKRRWFILNDNCLYYFEYTTDKEPRGIIPLENIQVREVPDRNKPNCFELYATGGNDFIKACKTDSEGKVVEGKHTVYRMSAAEQAEKDEWIACIRQSISHNPFYDMLAARKKKAQKSGHRTKP
- the LOC116917275 gene encoding cytohesin-1 isoform X1; protein product: MSISFAMTMTSPVEAAAKMGWFGSLRRNRNKSLCSTPDKLSPTKNGATINSTKTMTGAKSLSSLHTLNVNLHSTSSVMLNERLEDSSKSPQSSTTTPKTRWRLGTILQRSKKSDSSVDISNDEESPDSSLHRSIVVVQVPLPVVAEQLDDDNKNVSQFCTLPRKRLQTSQPNRVASRLLPPLPVTSRSRAYTNSSSTSSLDRRKKRSTVWYTHSDSDINGRRNGQLKDEIAEVTAEMESLDNTGEDSKNAARAKQLSLGRKKFNMDPKKGIEFLLQQGLLQNTPQDIAAFLYRGEGLSKTAIGDYLGEKSPFHEQVLKAFVDLHDFTDLIIVQALRQFLWSFRLPGEAQKIDRMMETFAQRYCQLNPNIFSNPDTCYVLSFSVIILNTSLHNPSVKEKPTLDKFIAMNRGINDGKDIPRDIQESIYDSIKAEPFKIPEDDGNDLMHTFFNPDREGWLWKQGGRYKSWKRRWFILNDNCLYYFEYTTDKEPRGIIPLENIQVREVPDRNKPNCFELYATGGNDFIKACKTDSEGKVVEGKHTVYRMSAAEQAEKDEWIACIRQSISHNPFYDMLAARKKKAQKSGHRTKP